In a single window of the Polycladomyces zharkentensis genome:
- a CDS encoding MerR family transcriptional regulator yields MKIRPIDIARKLNISTSTLRRYESWGIVPPSERAANGYRMYTEEHVAYFECIWAMLPGFGRSITKEVLRKVQRKEVDDALWLVNKQQARIHQDKTMAEKTVRILENEELDNFEPEGKRKWMTIGEVSALTGVSSSAIRHWEKEGLISLPRDQTNGYRRFHRNQIRQIQMIRILRSANYPLEVIRQVIKELGHNHIEVARRFARDSLEKLNSINRNQMRGIYYLYRLLSLLELL; encoded by the coding sequence ATGAAGATAAGACCGATTGACATTGCCAGAAAATTGAATATCAGCACAAGCACCCTGAGACGTTATGAAAGTTGGGGAATTGTTCCTCCTTCCGAGCGCGCAGCAAACGGCTATCGGATGTACACCGAAGAACACGTGGCTTATTTTGAATGCATTTGGGCCATGCTCCCTGGATTCGGCAGGAGTATCACAAAGGAAGTTTTGCGAAAAGTGCAAAGGAAAGAGGTGGACGACGCGCTCTGGCTCGTTAACAAGCAACAGGCACGTATCCACCAAGATAAAACGATGGCGGAGAAAACCGTTCGGATCTTGGAAAACGAGGAACTGGACAATTTCGAACCGGAAGGGAAAAGAAAATGGATGACGATTGGGGAGGTTTCCGCCTTAACAGGTGTTTCAAGTTCAGCCATCCGGCATTGGGAAAAGGAAGGGCTGATTTCGTTGCCCCGGGACCAAACAAACGGCTATCGGAGGTTTCATCGCAACCAAATCCGGCAAATCCAGATGATCCGTATATTGCGATCGGCCAATTATCCACTCGAAGTCATTAGGCAGGTTATTAAGGAGTTAGGCCATAACCACATTGAAGTCGCAAGAAGATTCGCCCGGGACTCTCTCGAAAAACTGAATTCCATCAACCGCAATCAAATGCGGGGTATCTATTACTTATACCGGTTACTCAGTTTATTGGAATTACTATGA